tgtgctaactgaagctgagttgaatcacgatagtagtttgtttgctaagctgtagtgctaacgttacccacctaaggcaatcctgtttgcttcgacaacagaagtggaaacaactaacaaacattcaaaattatagctagtcaatctgttaaacagtgtcgtgtagacacaatagatttattagcaaatttttatttcaagtctccaccttttgTTGTTTAAGTGAGTTctgtggccgtgttgcgtctttgctccacagcttcactcgttgtaaatcaaccaatcagcgcgtATCTCatttatatattcatgagcataccataaaaggagataaactagcgttttttcccgggaaatttcactggatgtataaatgaataaatgtaaatgtaatgtataagggggcatagaacagcacccggggcATTTTCAgctcaaccaatgttacataacctattcggagaccttaaggaacagtgtaaaataccccaaaaacccagtcaatcacccctttaactTGTGAAGAGCATTGTACGGTACCAtacacgttgttctttttggtttgaagtGTTTTTGTTGAAGGAAACCCacatttctgatatggaaataatttagaaaatgggtcaaagcaacccaagtaCAACAGaaggggttaaggggagacaccccagggaatagggataacatatcaacatgacaccagtgttgggggtaaaGCGTTAtgtaataaaacaaaataatattaCTTAAGTCTTATAAATACAGATTGTTGCCTAAACTACACTCCCTGGGCGCAgtagcctgacagtttgcctttgATTCACGCTGCaggcaaacacaacagcaatcatGGCCGCAGAACGTGTTATGTTTTTTACGTGGAAATATTAACACTATTTCAATTTCATTGAAGATATTAAGAAACATTCCATTTAAATGAAAACTGTgccccccaaaaatattatCTACTGCCAAAAACAGCACTTCAAACTTCTCAAAAGTGTCCAAAGAGAAATGAAGCTGGAAGCTAGCGAAAAATCCACTTTAAACcataagagagatggagacccGTTTCCACAACTCGCTACTAAAAGTAGTATTAAatcagagtgcgaattataaaATTACTATctggggggtcaacttcttctccagggcagaAAGTAATATTTAGGATTACAGGTAAGTACGATGTATAAATATATCACCCCAACACAACCTGTTgtgtttacctcttttgggggggtccaagtcttaattagggggttCAAACCCACCCGTAATTTGCACACTGAGTAAAAGTAATATAATAAGTAATATAATAAGCAAtattactttgtacagaaagtaataatgtaacttaatcACACTACCTTTACTGAACAGTAATAATTAATATATAACTTTTTTGAGTAACTTCCCCCAAAACTGCATGACACTACATAAAAGTACCCGTAGCGAAATAACGGAACGCTATGCATACAATCTGTGGTACTGTGAGCGCACAGCTTTGATGTGTCtcattggcaacatacggctcaagaagttGGCAAAGATAAGTAATTCCCTCTGCTGAGAATCTATATCTTTCATAAAGATAATCATAAGGGAATGCCAAAGGGTTTTGtcggtctctaaatgttctggctcttctgagcgcacctctcactatcaGCTCACCAAGCTCCACAGAATCCTCTATGAACGGTGACGCCATTATCCTCAAGAATTAGTTAGTGGGCGGGGCTTTTATagcggttgatctctgatctccaacttaacctgctcccAACCAGGTTAggcgttcagcatgtgttaccatggcgatctctcccggtaacaagtgatctaCCGTCGtgatacagaaaaccctgggttgaacctgaagttaccccgttaacgccaaatcttgattcgtagtacaggctaCTGGTGTTACACATGTAGATAAATCTTGTCCAtgttcaccaaatttggcacagatgatcttcagaccaacctAACAAGAGTTGGATcggatggatttttttttttctaaaccaTTTTTCCAATACATCCAATCTAAATTGGTGcttagccaccaaacaggaagttgcttTGTATGCTCTTTGATGCATTcataccaaacttggtatatgtACTCTGAACCCAGTTCTGAAGATTTTTGTGTCATTGGACTTGCGGGACAGCTTGGCCTCCTTTATTGCTGCTGTATTTGACATGTATTATTGACAAGGCAGTGCTAACGCTTGTTTAAATAAACTATAATTAGTTGTGTTTGCAGGTAACATGGTAAACTACATATTATGTCAAAAACCTCAAATTCCTATTGAAACATTTATTCAATAATTTAACAATTTAGGTGGGATCCTAGCATTAGTGGAAatacctggaggggggggacatgacccccccccagtCCTAGGCAAAATGCAAtttgtccccccccaatatatataGGTAATGTGTTACAGCACTACTTTTGATGTCCCCCCAAAGTATATATGATATTTTCGCTCCTGGATCCTAGGtacgcaaacacacagcatGGTTGTATTTATGGTTATCTATTGATTGGTATCAGGCATAAGCGTAAATTTAGGGTGGGACGGAAGGGacatgtccccaccaatatttggAATCATgtaattgtccccaccaataatTGCGAGTCTaaacatatattttttcatTCTTTGAACATTTTCTGCTCAATTGGTTAACTCTCTGAAGGTCAGTGTTACTCCTGATTGGCAGGACAGCGCTGATCACAATGTGTACCAGCCTGTCAGCCAACAGTGTCAGGTGAGCGTCAAAGCGAGACTGTGACAAAGAGTATAGaagaacaataataataatgattatatatatgttttttgacTGTGAGAAGAGTTTTAATGATGGGCTTTCTGGCAGGCTAATACTGTAAGGGAAACGTTAACATTGAGTGAATAATAATTGTATTACAGTCCTGTATATTATGGTTAAAAATGTGTACCGGTATTTCAAAAGTTAACGAGCCTTTGCTAGCTATGGAACACAACTACGGAATTGTCTGCGTGCTAGACTAGCTATTGGACATTCATTAGTCTTGAACTACAGCTTTTGTCTATGCTGTAGTTGCGGTCGAAGGTATGATAGCTAGTAGCTGCAAACTTGTAAAAGGATTTGTTAAGTATTTGGTAAAACTGTGTCCCAACCAATGTTCTAACCAAACATACGCCCTTGGTATCAGGTGTACATGAGCATCAGGTGTCGGATTGATGAGTATTAATGTGTTTGGTGATTAGATGGCAGATGGGAGTTGTGCTCTTCTTTCTCCTATATAACTCTACAGTTAAATGGCTGGTTTTAAAGTATCTGTGCAGATCTAATTACTGTATGCACTATATTTATTCTGATTTAATATGTGACGTGCAGGTGATGCGTCATGGTGTGGGGCTGTCTACCAGCTCAGACAGTGAGCTCATCACCCAACTGTTGGCTCTGACTCCACCAATGGAGGAGCTAGATGCTCCTGACTGGGTTGCCAGGTAATTCACAAATCTCAAACTAGCAAATGCATAGATAATACTTATGACAATTGGTATCTAGTTTACCTTGCTTATGTTATTCATTCTCTTACAGGATAAAGAATCTGATGACTGAGACACCTACATCCTACTCCTTGCTAGTGATGTATACAGATGTAATTTATGCTATCCGTGACCCATATGGAAACCGACCCCTCAGTCTTGGACGCCTTGTCCCCATCTCTAAACTCCACACATCTGGTATATAGACACTgaaagtttgtttgtttctgcagaaaaaaatctaaattaATCAACCAAATATTGTAAATGAGTCAAGTTAACTAAGTGACAGGCATTATGCTTGAATCTAAGGCAATCCCTGATTTGGCAAGCTGGTTTCTAGGGAGAATGAATCATTAACGGTTCAGTTATGTCACTCTCGCTAGGTGCTGGAGATGGAGATACGGAGGGCTGGGTGGTGTCATCAGAGTCTTGCAGCTTCCAGTCCATTGGTGCCAAGTGTGTTATCACCTGACCTCTTTGCTTAATTGCCATAGCAAAGTCTTGCCCCATGGCTCATGCACTGCAATCCCTGGTTGTGTGCTCCTCAGGTACTACAGAGAAGTCCTCCCAGGAGAAATAGTACAGATCTCCAAACATGGAGTGAAGACCTTGAGTATTGTTCCCCGCCCAGAGGGCGATCTCCCGGCCTTCTGCATATTTGAATATGTTTACTTTGCCAGACCTGACTCCATATTTGAAGGTACATTTAGTGGCCTCAAATTGGCCAAAACTGCAGCAATCTTCTCATTACACAACAAATACATACAATGGCATATGTATAGTTTAACAGTACAAAACATGTATGTAACTTTGAAAGCtaatgtctgctaaataaatacatgctaCTACAAACATGACATACTATTTTGTCATATATTAATGTGAACAAACAGTAAAGTTGATGCAACACTAGCAGCAGTTGTTTAAGTGTTTCATCTCGATGTCTCTAGGTCAGATGGTTTACACAGTAAGGCAGCAATGTGGTCGACAACTAGCCATTGAGTCTCCCACAGATGCAGATGTTGTCAGCACTGTGCCAGAGTCTGCCACCCCTGCAGCATTAGGTTACGCACAACAGGTAAGTGAAGTAAAGCTACAAACAATGTGTaaattagggctgtcaagcgatacaaatatttaatcgtgattaatctcattatttcatatgattaatcgCGATCAGTGCTGGGAACGTTACCGAAAattagtaattagttacagttactagttacttatttcagaagtaactgcattactttactacttagagactggaaatactCTTTAAAATCAAGCCTcggctgttttgatgaagtggctccgactgcttgatcagcggagctagcactgggttctttcGCTATTCACTCCGGTGataactcagcctgacaatcagtacacacaggctgtgtctactaccgcgcactttatgaagtacactgcaatacagtgccctgcaaaacagtgcacttacatattcaatgcactctgtcgctgacaagtgctgtctcaaatggaacactgctacgttaaacacttggtggaagtgacggacgcaaatctgctcgccacacccgccaaaatgaacgcgcttctccacttaagtggaaaaagctgccgaaaaggctcctccttttccgctacgtagccaagatggcgcctgtttagggcgagtagtgtccatcgttgtacacagtttttttggaccgtgcgccatcctggtactttcagtgcactgaattattctggttttgtgagtgaagcaccctaagcactgaaagtcagtgctcaaagtgcacaagtgcgtggtagtagacacagccacagctttagttttgtcaaccgagccgtctcgcaactttttgaaatggaacttcccatctaaaatccctctctccatcattcatcCGTTGGCAGTCGAAATCATGTGACGACAAGCGATTccgaatttaaaaaaaattgcgtAAAAGTGAGATTGCGCcaacgcgttattaacgcgtTAACTTTGACAACCCTAGTATAAATTTGTACTATGAACACATACTTTGACTTGTTTAAACTAAGACTATAAAGACTATGCACTTATTTATTAAAAAGTGtgtggagaggagatggtgggGTTTCAGTCTttatgtatgcaccttcctgccaaagcaaattccttgtctgtgcaaactttcatggtgaataatTTCTGATTTTGAAACTGATGCTTATATTCCCTCTCTGAAGTCCGGGCTACCATATGTGGAGGTTTTGTGTAAGAACCGCTATGTTGGGAGAACATTTATTCAACCAAATACACGACTGAGACAACTAGGAGTGGCAAAGAAGTTTGGGGCACTGACTGACAACTTTTCTGGCAAGCGAGTGGTGCTTATAGACGATTCCATTGTCAGGGGCAACACAATCTCCCCCATAATCAAACTGCTGAAGGAAGCAGGGGCAACTGAGGTGAGTAAAAAGAGCAATCCAAAGTAGTTAGAAGATATACACAGTACATAAATACAGTAATACACAGTACACAAAAACTGAATTAAGTACAATCGATGTCAATTTATCTTTCCTTTACTAATGCACTTTTACTAACAATGGATTACATAGTCTATAATAATTTTTACCACAGGTTCATATCAGGGTAGCTTCTCCTCCAATAAGGTTCCCTTGTTACATGGGGATCAACATTCCTACCAAGGAAGAGTTAATTGCCAACAAGCCAGAGTTCAAGGACATTGCTGGCTACATTGGTAAGAGAATGAACATAACCACTTGGTGTTGTTTTTAGTAAATGTAGCTTTTTAAATGAAGGTGATTGTTGACAAGGCCTTATCATTTTCCGTAACATCTGTAAGGAGTTATTTGGTTCAGACACATTTTGATGTTTTACAGGTGCCACCAGTGTTCAGTACTTGTCAGTGGAGGGCCTGGTGTCAGCCGTTCAGGGAGGGATCCCATCCCTCCTGGAGAAAGATGAGATGATCAACTCGCATAACAAAGCGAATAGAAAGGTTGGCCACTGCACTGCTTGCCTGACAGGGAAATACCCTGTTGAGCTGGAGTGGTAATGACACAACCCCACGACCCGCCCAGGTTGGAGGACAGAATAAATGCTTGTGCACCATTTGTACCAGAAGCACCACCTTTTGAAATCAGCACTGCAGCTGAATAACGTTTTTAGTATATGAGGTATAAACTAAATTAAAATCTAACCAAGTGCAAgcatttaagtaaaaaaaatatttttttcctgaTCTGAAAGAATGCTGTGGGTTGATTGAAATTAATCTGTTGTAACTCATCGTTGCACTACAATAATAGTATTTACAGCAATATTGTTTAGCGTAAACTGAAACCATCCATTCCTTCATTGGGATTTGTGAATGTAATATTTCTTTATTATACCTGCAAATCAGTGTTTGATGCATTGCCCATGTAGGAGGAAATTGTTGCCAGATTGGTTAGTGTAAAATGCAATTAGTTAAAACCAAAAATGAGAGGTGATAAACTCCTCTAAATATAAAACATCTAGCAGAATTACCTCACTTGCATTACGTGATTGTTAATGGGTGTTTTGCATGTATGTTTTGTAATAACCATACCATACCAAACCATACTTTCTCTTTGCCTAAATACTTACTGCTGTGCCATCATTGTTCAATGTGTATAATAAAGGCACCTGGACATGGCTTCATTTTGGATGTTACATATAATCGTTATGGTGCgacctgtatgtgtatgtatcaaACAGAATAAAACTGATTATTGAGAATGTGTTTTTGCAATGCTTCTACCTTGcaaccaggggcctgttccataaaggccactcaaataagttggactt
Above is a genomic segment from Hypomesus transpacificus isolate Combined female chromosome 16, fHypTra1, whole genome shotgun sequence containing:
- the ppat gene encoding amidophosphoribosyltransferase; protein product: MEFEESGIGEECGVFGCVAAGEWPTQLEVAQVLTLGLVALQHRGQESAGVVTSNGANPPTYTALKGMGLVNNAFPPEDLLKLRYGNLGIGHTRYSTTGISELQNCQPFVVDTLHGKIAVAHNGELVNAAVLRKKVMRHGVGLSTSSDSELITQLLALTPPMEELDAPDWVARIKNLMTETPTSYSLLVMYTDVIYAIRDPYGNRPLSLGRLVPISKLHTSGAGDGDTEGWVVSSESCSFQSIGAKYYREVLPGEIVQISKHGVKTLSIVPRPEGDLPAFCIFEYVYFARPDSIFEGQMVYTVRQQCGRQLAIESPTDADVVSTVPESATPAALGYAQQSGLPYVEVLCKNRYVGRTFIQPNTRLRQLGVAKKFGALTDNFSGKRVVLIDDSIVRGNTISPIIKLLKEAGATEVHIRVASPPIRFPCYMGINIPTKEELIANKPEFKDIAGYIGATSVQYLSVEGLVSAVQGGIPSLLEKDEMINSHNKANRKVGHCTACLTGKYPVELEW